One window of the Fusobacterium perfoetens genome contains the following:
- a CDS encoding VacJ family lipoprotein, producing the protein MKLKNKIIIFILSSVLISCSSIERADNHTFHDDVRKSSNIESAERKEINQELAILYGVDDPLGPLNRRVYYFNGMADRYVLKPAVTKYKYYTPDFFQKRFSNFFTNFGNISTALNSFLQLKFTQGFESALRFGINSTVGILGLFDPATKLGIPQYKENLGMTLGYYGVGRGPYVVAPLLGPTNVRDFSAFAVNSYGVGQLDVYHPVGIDFREWYMGALYGFSTKVDTGIYFLDSDYVFEYEYMRFLSKKYNDLVEKRNKHREIKYERERIRKENIQKEAI; encoded by the coding sequence TTGAAGTTAAAAAATAAAATTATAATATTTATTTTATCTTCTGTGCTTATTTCCTGTAGCAGTATAGAAAGAGCAGATAATCACACTTTTCATGATGATGTAAGAAAAAGCTCTAATATTGAAAGTGCAGAAAGAAAAGAAATTAATCAGGAACTTGCAATTCTTTATGGAGTTGATGATCCGTTAGGACCTTTAAACAGAAGAGTATATTATTTTAATGGTATGGCAGATAGATATGTATTAAAGCCAGCTGTTACAAAATATAAATATTATACACCTGATTTTTTTCAAAAAAGATTCAGTAATTTCTTTACTAATTTTGGAAATATCAGCACTGCTTTAAACTCTTTTTTACAGCTTAAATTTACTCAGGGCTTTGAATCAGCTTTAAGATTTGGGATAAACAGTACAGTAGGAATTTTAGGACTTTTTGATCCTGCAACAAAACTTGGTATTCCTCAATATAAAGAAAATCTTGGAATGACTCTTGGATACTATGGAGTAGGAAGAGGGCCTTATGTAGTAGCTCCTCTTTTAGGGCCTACAAATGTAAGAGATTTTTCAGCTTTTGCAGTGAATAGCTATGGAGTGGGGCAACTTGATGTATATCACCCTGTAGGAATAGATTTCAGAGAATGGTATATGGGAGCTCTTTATGGATTTTCAACAAAAGTTGATACTGGAATTTATTTCTTAGATTCAGATTATGTTTTTGAATATGAATACATGAGATTTTTAAGTAAAAAATATAATGATTTGGTAGAAAAAAGAAATAAGCATAGAGAAATAAAATATGAAAGAGAAAGAATAAGAAAAGAAAATATTCAAAAAGAAGCAATATAA
- a CDS encoding MBL fold metallo-hydrolase — translation MKVSILGSGSGGNSTFIEVDGVKFLVDAGFSGKKIEGRLKEINESPEEIEGILITHEHSDHIQGAGILSRKYNIPVYITKESYSVCENKLGKINDGNLIFIDNETFVLKEKVKVLPVDVMHDAKRTVGFRIEGIASRKTLGISTDIGYVDNRVRELFKNVNIMIIESNYDYRMLMECNYPWELKDRVKSRNGHLSNNDAAKFVCESYNTDLKKVYLAHVSKDSNNFEIVSRTIYQELGRFNINIPIEIAHQDQVTEMYEI, via the coding sequence ATGAAGGTATCAATATTAGGAAGCGGAAGTGGGGGAAATTCTACTTTTATTGAAGTTGACGGAGTAAAATTTCTTGTAGATGCAGGCTTCAGTGGGAAAAAAATAGAGGGAAGGCTTAAGGAGATAAATGAAAGTCCAGAAGAAATAGAAGGGATTTTAATTACTCATGAGCATTCAGATCATATACAAGGAGCAGGAATTTTATCAAGAAAATATAATATACCTGTATATATAACAAAAGAAAGTTATAGTGTATGTGAAAATAAACTTGGAAAAATAAATGATGGCAATCTTATATTCATAGATAATGAAACTTTTGTTTTAAAAGAAAAGGTAAAAGTTCTTCCTGTTGATGTAATGCATGATGCAAAAAGAACAGTAGGTTTTAGAATAGAGGGAATTGCAAGTAGAAAAACTCTTGGAATTTCAACTGATATTGGATATGTTGATAATAGAGTGAGAGAACTTTTTAAAAATGTAAATATCATGATTATAGAATCAAATTATGACTATAGAATGCTTATGGAATGTAATTATCCATGGGAGCTTAAAGACAGAGTAAAGAGCAGAAATGGGCATCTTTCAAATAATGATGCTGCAAAATTTGTGTGTGAAAGCTATAATACAGATTTAAAAAAGGTCTATCTTGCCCATGTAAGTAAGGACAGCAATAACTTTGAAATTGTATCAAGAACAATTTATCAGGAACTTGGAAGATTTAATATAAATATTCCTATTGAAATAGCTCATCAGGATCAAGTAACAGAAATGTATGAAATATAG
- a CDS encoding uracil-DNA glycosylase family protein, with amino-acid sequence MEKDELWEELRFEIGTMNRLNSSKEDEEILLGSGNKEAKILFIGDDAELYETSDLKVAVGSSGEFLIKLCDIAEISPEDYYITTLTKSKIKYRETFDDEKRKLKDLLDMQIALIQPEIIVALGQDVGELLLEKEIDMGRERGEVKTWRGGIKLITTYDVNFTKKSRDSSGKKSKVALDFWNDLKSVKSLLNGAEIYE; translated from the coding sequence ATGGAAAAAGATGAATTATGGGAAGAACTGAGATTTGAAATAGGGACTATGAATAGACTGAATTCATCAAAAGAAGATGAAGAAATTCTCCTTGGAAGTGGAAATAAAGAAGCTAAAATTCTTTTCATAGGAGATGATGCAGAGCTTTATGAAACTTCTGATTTAAAAGTTGCAGTAGGTTCAAGTGGTGAATTTTTAATAAAATTATGTGATATTGCTGAAATAAGCCCTGAAGATTATTACATAACAACTCTTACAAAAAGCAAGATAAAATATAGAGAAACTTTTGATGATGAAAAAAGAAAGCTTAAAGATCTTCTTGATATGCAAATAGCACTTATACAGCCAGAAATTATTGTTGCTCTTGGACAAGATGTAGGTGAGCTTCTTCTTGAAAAAGAAATAGATATGGGAAGAGAAAGAGGAGAAGTTAAAACATGGAGAGGTGGAATAAAACTTATTACCACTTATGATGTAAATTTCACTAAAAAATCAAGAGACAGCAGTGGAAAAAAATCAAAAGTAGCTCTTGATTTCTGGAATGATCTTAAAAGTGTAAAAAGCCTTTTAAATGGTGCAGAAATTTATGAATAA
- a CDS encoding 5-formyltetrahydrofolate cyclo-ligase, protein MNKKYIKNLVRKEIRIKRESLEENEKRRLSSIIIDKFLNLEEVKKALVIMSYMDFKNEVESRELNNILLSLGKKLLIPRVTENKEKIIPVYVNGEYKKGNFGILESEGKDFTEKGIDIVIVPGIAFNEKGGRIGFGKGYYDKFLSEREKNGEKILKIALLYDFQIDRRFESEEHDKAVDILITESRIIKL, encoded by the coding sequence ATGAATAAAAAATATATAAAAAATCTTGTGAGAAAAGAGATAAGAATAAAAAGGGAATCTCTTGAAGAAAATGAAAAAAGAAGATTAAGTTCTATCATAATTGATAAATTTTTAAATCTTGAAGAGGTAAAAAAAGCTTTAGTGATTATGTCTTATATGGATTTTAAAAATGAAGTGGAAAGCAGAGAGCTTAATAATATTCTTTTAAGTTTAGGAAAAAAACTTTTAATACCAAGAGTCACTGAAAATAAAGAGAAAATAATTCCTGTTTATGTAAATGGGGAGTATAAAAAAGGAAATTTTGGTATTTTAGAATCAGAAGGAAAAGACTTTACAGAAAAAGGAATAGATATAGTTATAGTTCCAGGGATAGCTTTTAATGAAAAAGGTGGAAGAATAGGTTTTGGAAAAGGTTATTATGATAAATTTCTTTCAGAAAGAGAGAAAAACGGAGAGAAAATTCTTAAAATAGCTCTTCTTTATGACTTCCAAATTGACAGAAGATTTGAAAGCGAGGAACATGACAAAGCTGTTGATATTCTTATAACTGAGAGCAGGATTATAAAGCTATAA
- a CDS encoding YebC/PmpR family DNA-binding transcriptional regulator: protein MAGHSKWNNIQHRKGAQDKKRASLFTKLGKELTIAAKEGGGDPSFNPRLRLAIEKAKAGNMPKDILERAIKKGTGELEGVDYIEMRYEGYGPEGTAFIVDVVTDNKNRSASEVRTTFSRKGGNLGADGAVSWMFNKKGEIIVPAANVEDAEEFMMVALEAGADDIVEDGDEFQVLTEPAAFQGVLDALTEAGYKYEDAEVTMIPENKVVITDVNVAKKVMLLYDSLDELDDVQEVYSNFDIADEIMEQLD from the coding sequence GTGGCAGGACACAGTAAATGGAATAATATCCAACACAGAAAAGGTGCTCAAGATAAAAAAAGAGCTAGCTTATTTACAAAATTAGGAAAAGAATTAACAATCGCAGCTAAGGAAGGTGGAGGAGATCCAAGCTTCAACCCAAGACTTAGACTTGCTATAGAAAAAGCTAAAGCAGGAAATATGCCTAAAGATATCCTAGAAAGAGCAATTAAAAAAGGTACAGGAGAATTAGAAGGTGTAGATTATATAGAAATGAGATATGAAGGATATGGTCCAGAAGGAACAGCTTTCATAGTTGATGTTGTAACAGATAACAAAAACAGATCAGCATCAGAAGTAAGAACAACATTCTCAAGAAAAGGTGGAAACTTAGGTGCAGACGGTGCAGTTTCTTGGATGTTTAACAAAAAAGGAGAAATCATTGTTCCAGCAGCAAATGTAGAAGATGCAGAAGAGTTTATGATGGTAGCTCTTGAAGCAGGAGCAGATGACATTGTAGAAGATGGAGATGAATTCCAAGTTCTTACAGAACCTGCAGCTTTCCAAGGTGTATTAGATGCTTTAACAGAAGCAGGATATAAATATGAAGATGCAGAAGTAACAATGATTCCTGAAAATAAAGTAGTTATTACAGATGTAAATGTTGCTAAAAAAGTTATGCTTCTTTATGATTCATTAGATGAACTTGATGATGTTCAAGAAGTATATTCAAACTTTGACATTGCTGATGAAATAATGGAGCAACTTGATTAA